From a single Agrobacterium tumefaciens genomic region:
- a CDS encoding ABC transporter ATP-binding protein, which produces MAKLILNRLSKNFGAGSKPAVDDVSLTVRDGGFLALLGPSGCGKTTVLRMIAGFEQPTDGSILLGERVLADGGSMVPPERRNMAMVFQSYALWPHMSVADNVGYPLKVRGISGEKYREKVRQALAAVRLESFADRRPAELSGGQRQRVALARCLVTEPDVVLLDEPLANLDRHLRQEMEETFREFHIRSGATMIYVTHDQAEAMALATDVAVMSQGRLLQVAPPAELYARPEGRLVGSLVGQGAILTLPVAEGVSRDLDWTALRAAMESGRHLPQADFLVRPQDVVRDAEGVSCTVTSVLYEGERYALRLDLPDGQALRAYSREAVAIGDRLPVAIRAAWRL; this is translated from the coding sequence TTGGCGAAACTGATTCTCAACCGCCTGTCGAAAAATTTTGGAGCCGGATCGAAGCCTGCCGTCGATGATGTGTCGCTCACCGTACGTGACGGCGGCTTCCTAGCCTTGCTCGGCCCTTCCGGCTGCGGCAAGACCACGGTGCTGCGCATGATCGCCGGTTTCGAACAGCCGACCGACGGTTCCATCCTGCTTGGCGAGCGCGTGCTGGCCGATGGGGGCAGCATGGTGCCGCCGGAGCGGCGCAACATGGCGATGGTGTTCCAGTCCTATGCCCTGTGGCCGCATATGTCGGTTGCCGACAATGTCGGTTATCCCCTCAAGGTGCGCGGCATTTCCGGTGAGAAATATCGCGAGAAGGTGCGCCAGGCGCTGGCGGCCGTGCGTCTCGAAAGTTTCGCGGATCGCCGCCCCGCTGAATTGTCCGGTGGCCAGCGGCAACGCGTGGCGCTGGCCCGTTGCCTCGTTACCGAGCCTGATGTGGTGCTGCTCGACGAACCGCTCGCCAATCTCGACCGGCATCTGCGTCAGGAGATGGAGGAAACGTTTCGCGAGTTCCACATCCGCTCCGGCGCGACGATGATCTATGTCACCCATGATCAGGCCGAGGCCATGGCGCTCGCGACGGATGTGGCCGTCATGTCGCAAGGCAGGTTGCTGCAGGTGGCGCCACCGGCAGAGCTTTATGCGCGGCCGGAGGGACGGCTGGTCGGTTCGCTGGTGGGGCAGGGCGCGATCCTGACCCTGCCGGTAGCGGAAGGGGTTTCGCGCGATCTTGACTGGACGGCGCTTCGGGCGGCGATGGAGAGCGGCAGGCACTTGCCGCAGGCGGATTTTCTTGTGCGGCCACAGGATGTGGTGCGGGACGCTGAGGGTGTCAGTTGCACCGTCACTTCGGTCCTTTACGAGGGGGAGCGTTATGCTCTTCGTCTTGACCTGCCGGATGGGCAGGCGCTCAGGGCCTATTCGCGGGAAGCGGTTGCCATCGGAGACCGTTTGCCGGTTGCCATTCGTGCGGCCTGGCGTCTTTAA
- a CDS encoding RbsD/FucU family protein — protein MLKNIDPALNADVLHALRAMGHGDTLVISDTNFPSDSVARHTTVGKVLHIDNVSAARAMKAILSVLPLDTPLQPSVGRMEVMGAPDQLEPVQAEVQQEIDAAEGKSAPMYGIERFAFYEKAKQAYCVITTGETRFYGCFLLTKGVIQPK, from the coding sequence ATGTTGAAAAATATCGACCCGGCGCTGAATGCCGATGTTCTGCACGCGCTGCGCGCCATGGGTCACGGCGATACGCTGGTGATATCGGACACCAATTTCCCGTCCGATTCGGTTGCCCGCCACACGACGGTCGGCAAGGTGCTGCATATCGACAATGTCTCGGCCGCCCGCGCCATGAAGGCAATCCTGTCAGTGCTGCCGCTCGACACGCCGTTGCAGCCCTCGGTCGGGCGCATGGAAGTGATGGGCGCGCCCGATCAGCTGGAGCCGGTGCAGGCCGAGGTGCAGCAGGAAATCGACGCGGCGGAAGGAAAATCCGCGCCGATGTACGGTATCGAGCGTTTCGCTTTTTACGAAAAAGCCAAGCAGGCCTATTGCGTCATCACCACTGGCGAGACGCGGTTTTACGGCTGCTTTCTGCTGACGAAGGGCGTTATCCAGCCGAAGTAA
- a CDS encoding GGDEF domain-containing protein, translating into MRASIQKIQLTGTIVIAASSILLATLAAVPSVSNYLRYRANAAQLTRFETALQSAWLISAERGPANNLMGAPAPDPKLVEGLAAARKATDDKLSELEVSFTEEIKTQPELAKSLAETRQKLAQSREAVDRVAALPSSTRSQSAMSNAILSMFKAADSVNLLRGKAARAVIKVTPDVAIDIAMTGTAGVMRDRIGRLGSYVVMSLRANRQDKLGYRAKFDNEMQGLLSLKASLINYTAAYLSTPGLDKAFQDMETYYFGQALRYAQNTIVIAMPSAQPSILEFSRNYIAGMRSSDTLRDLILSETRARLEKRKNEALVFGGASLLLAAIAVLVLLRLTSVYRTALFQPMQSVRAQIAAIAAGDLSETRCEDRVAPEVKKMFEELDFLREQLRQKGEMENQQRALAEQLRTLSETDSLTGVFNRRALEKAVRAILSGEEQYQSLGVMIVDIDHFKSINDRYGHAMGDLALQKTAGLLRSALRKNDILARYGGEEFVVVLQDVSHATATATADRLRRLIEAQIIDEQSGLSLTASFGVVWQEARAISSWDELIAIADDRLYEAKRAGRNRVWATYFPKVANG; encoded by the coding sequence ATGCGCGCGAGCATACAGAAAATACAGCTGACAGGCACGATCGTCATCGCCGCGAGTTCAATTCTGCTGGCCACTCTCGCCGCGGTGCCAAGTGTCTCCAATTATCTGCGTTACCGCGCCAATGCCGCCCAGCTCACCCGTTTCGAAACAGCACTTCAGTCCGCATGGCTGATCTCGGCCGAGCGCGGCCCTGCAAACAATCTGATGGGCGCACCCGCCCCCGATCCGAAACTGGTCGAGGGGCTTGCAGCTGCACGCAAGGCGACGGATGACAAGCTGTCGGAGCTTGAAGTTTCCTTCACCGAGGAAATCAAGACGCAACCCGAACTGGCGAAATCACTGGCTGAAACCCGCCAGAAGCTCGCCCAATCCCGCGAAGCGGTGGATCGGGTTGCCGCGCTCCCTTCTTCCACGCGCAGCCAGAGCGCCATGTCCAACGCGATTTTATCGATGTTCAAGGCAGCCGATAGCGTCAACCTGCTGCGCGGCAAGGCGGCGCGCGCCGTCATCAAGGTCACGCCCGACGTGGCGATCGACATCGCGATGACCGGCACTGCCGGCGTAATGCGCGACAGGATTGGCAGACTCGGCTCCTATGTAGTGATGAGTCTGCGCGCAAACCGGCAGGATAAGCTGGGGTATCGCGCCAAGTTCGATAATGAAATGCAGGGCCTGCTGTCGCTGAAAGCCTCGCTGATCAACTACACCGCCGCCTACCTGTCGACGCCGGGACTGGACAAGGCGTTTCAGGATATGGAGACCTATTATTTCGGTCAGGCACTGCGTTACGCGCAGAATACGATCGTGATAGCCATGCCCTCCGCCCAGCCGAGCATTCTTGAATTCTCCAGGAACTACATTGCCGGCATGCGCTCGTCCGATACGCTGCGCGACCTCATTCTCTCCGAAACGCGGGCAAGACTCGAAAAAAGAAAGAACGAGGCTCTGGTCTTTGGTGGAGCATCCCTTCTTCTCGCCGCCATCGCGGTTCTGGTTCTGCTGCGTCTCACTTCCGTCTATAGAACGGCGTTGTTCCAGCCCATGCAATCCGTCCGAGCGCAGATCGCCGCGATCGCCGCCGGTGACCTTTCCGAAACCCGTTGTGAAGACAGGGTTGCCCCGGAAGTGAAGAAGATGTTCGAGGAACTTGATTTCCTGCGCGAGCAGCTTCGCCAGAAAGGCGAAATGGAGAACCAGCAGCGCGCGCTGGCCGAGCAGCTACGCACGCTCTCTGAAACCGATTCCTTGACGGGCGTCTTCAATCGCCGTGCGCTGGAAAAGGCCGTTCGTGCCATATTGAGCGGCGAGGAACAGTATCAGTCGCTCGGCGTGATGATTGTCGATATTGACCACTTCAAATCGATCAACGATCGTTATGGCCATGCCATGGGCGACCTCGCGCTGCAAAAGACGGCGGGGCTTTTGCGCAGCGCATTGCGCAAGAACGATATTCTGGCCCGTTACGGCGGTGAGGAATTCGTCGTCGTGCTCCAGGATGTCAGCCATGCCACCGCGACGGCAACCGCCGACCGCCTTCGCCGCCTGATCGAAGCCCAGATCATTGATGAGCAAAGCGGCTTGTCGCTGACCGCAAGCTTTGGCGTTGTGTGGCAGGAAGCGCGGGCGATAAGCAGCTGGGACGAGTTGATCGCAATCGCCGACGACCGGCTTTATGAAGCCAAACGCGCCGGCCGCAACCGCGTCTGGGCCACTTATTTCCCAAAGGTCGCCAACGGATAG
- a CDS encoding ABC transporter substrate-binding protein: MKTLLSAFTAIVSFGFIATAANAADLVLYTSQPNEDAQATVDGFKAANPGLEVEWVRDGTPKIMAKLMAEISAGNPVADVLLIADTVTLERMKQAGQLLAHKSAEAKNIDASLYDADGFYYSTKLITTGIMYNTAAAMKPTSWKDLAKAEAKGLVTMPSPLTSGAALIHAQTLAAADGLGWDYYKQLKANEAIAGGGNGAVLKSVASGEKAYGVVVDYMPIREKAKGAPVEFVFPEEGVSAVTEPVAIIKGTKHEEAAKKFVDYVLSEKGQQGFVKLGYIPVRADAGMPEGFPARDKIKVLPLSAADALKNSEQDLKTFSDIFGSKG, translated from the coding sequence ATGAAAACGCTGCTCTCCGCTTTCACCGCCATCGTATCGTTCGGCTTCATCGCCACCGCTGCCAATGCTGCCGATCTGGTGCTCTATACCAGCCAGCCGAACGAGGACGCGCAGGCGACCGTTGATGGTTTCAAGGCCGCCAATCCCGGTCTCGAAGTCGAATGGGTGCGTGACGGAACGCCGAAGATCATGGCGAAGCTGATGGCCGAGATCAGCGCCGGCAATCCGGTTGCCGACGTGCTCTTGATCGCCGATACCGTGACGCTCGAGCGCATGAAGCAGGCTGGCCAGTTGCTGGCCCACAAGTCTGCCGAAGCCAAGAACATCGACGCTTCGCTTTATGATGCGGACGGCTTTTATTATTCCACCAAGCTCATCACAACAGGCATCATGTACAACACCGCTGCCGCAATGAAGCCGACGAGCTGGAAGGATCTGGCCAAGGCTGAAGCCAAGGGTCTCGTGACGATGCCAAGCCCGCTGACCTCGGGTGCGGCGCTGATCCATGCGCAGACGCTTGCTGCTGCCGATGGTCTCGGCTGGGACTATTACAAGCAGCTGAAGGCCAATGAAGCCATTGCCGGCGGCGGCAACGGTGCGGTTCTGAAGTCGGTCGCTTCGGGCGAAAAGGCCTATGGCGTGGTCGTCGATTACATGCCGATCCGCGAGAAGGCCAAGGGCGCACCGGTCGAGTTCGTCTTCCCGGAAGAGGGCGTTTCCGCCGTCACCGAACCGGTCGCGATCATCAAGGGCACCAAGCACGAGGAAGCGGCCAAGAAGTTCGTCGATTACGTGCTTTCTGAAAAGGGCCAGCAGGGCTTCGTCAAGCTCGGTTACATCCCTGTTCGTGCCGATGCCGGCATGCCGGAAGGGTTCCCGGCGCGCGACAAGATCAAGGTTCTGCCGCTCAGCGCCGCTGATGCGCTGAAGAACTCCGAACAGGACCTGAAGACCTTCTCCGATATTTTCGGCTCCAAGGGCTGA
- a CDS encoding ABC transporter permease, producing the protein MSRSSAYGNSQPRWLFPFVVSVVFALSALPLGRLAYTGIISSLNGDIWRLLADPALWDAALNTLSTSFFGMLISLAIGGAFALSLTLCDIRGKSILSFLFMLPMMIPPQVTALSWIGMTGPSSTLLKAIGLAPAMGSPQPLYSIAGIALLLGVQHAPLVYLSLRAGLLALPQDGIEAARLSGASPRRVLFDIILPLSTPGLIAGAAISFVSNVGNFGIPAILGIPASIFTLPTLIYSRFASFGASTFGDIAILSTMIAIISVAGLALQERAMKGRDYRIIGLSGKAATFGLSRWRMVAELALWLVLFFMLVAPLAALVASSLAPAYGVPLSLKTATLHAYEELLYRQSVTRTAFRNSLFLASATSLCLLAVTVLTAYFLVRGKSRFMFLLSALVDIPYALPGVVISVSFVLLFAAPIPLLGFTLYGTIWIILLAYFSSFFAVSLKPMVSAFLQFDPSLEEAARLSGAGFWRRLKDIILPLVGPAAGASVILVFLIACNELTVSALLWSAGTQTLGVLIYNLDDSGSFDLASALSVLVVIMVIFLMALLEILGRYLPKGVVPWRN; encoded by the coding sequence ATGTCCCGTTCAAGTGCCTATGGAAACAGCCAGCCGCGCTGGCTGTTTCCTTTTGTGGTCAGCGTTGTTTTTGCGCTCAGCGCCCTGCCGCTCGGGCGGCTGGCCTATACCGGTATCATCTCATCACTCAATGGTGACATATGGCGGCTTCTCGCTGATCCAGCCCTTTGGGATGCGGCGCTGAACACGCTTTCCACCTCGTTTTTCGGCATGCTGATCTCGCTGGCGATTGGCGGCGCCTTCGCGCTTTCGCTGACGCTCTGCGACATTCGCGGCAAGTCGATTTTAAGCTTCCTGTTCATGCTGCCGATGATGATCCCGCCGCAGGTGACGGCGCTGTCGTGGATCGGCATGACCGGCCCGTCGAGTACGTTGTTGAAGGCTATCGGCCTTGCGCCGGCGATGGGATCGCCGCAACCGCTTTATTCGATTGCGGGCATCGCGCTTTTGCTCGGCGTGCAGCACGCACCGCTGGTTTATCTGTCGCTGCGCGCCGGTCTGCTTGCGCTGCCGCAGGATGGCATCGAGGCCGCCAGGCTTTCCGGTGCTTCACCGCGCCGCGTGCTGTTCGATATCATCCTGCCGCTCTCCACGCCGGGCTTGATCGCGGGTGCCGCGATCTCCTTCGTGTCCAATGTCGGCAATTTCGGCATTCCGGCGATCCTCGGCATTCCCGCGTCAATCTTCACCCTGCCGACGCTGATCTACAGCCGTTTTGCCAGTTTCGGCGCGAGCACATTCGGCGATATCGCCATTCTCTCCACCATGATCGCCATCATCTCGGTCGCCGGGCTTGCTCTTCAGGAACGGGCGATGAAGGGCAGGGATTATCGGATCATCGGTCTTTCCGGCAAGGCCGCGACCTTTGGGCTGTCGCGCTGGCGGATGGTGGCCGAGCTTGCTTTGTGGCTCGTGCTGTTCTTCATGCTGGTCGCACCGCTTGCCGCGCTGGTGGCAAGTTCGCTCGCCCCCGCCTATGGCGTGCCGCTCAGCCTCAAGACCGCGACGCTGCATGCCTATGAGGAACTGCTTTATCGCCAGAGCGTAACCCGTACCGCCTTCCGCAATTCGCTGTTTCTGGCATCCGCCACATCGCTTTGCCTATTGGCGGTGACGGTGCTGACCGCCTATTTTCTGGTGCGGGGCAAAAGCCGCTTCATGTTCCTGCTGTCGGCGCTGGTGGATATTCCCTATGCATTGCCGGGCGTGGTGATTTCCGTATCCTTTGTCCTGCTTTTCGCAGCCCCCATTCCGCTGCTCGGCTTCACGCTTTACGGCACGATCTGGATCATATTGCTCGCCTATTTCTCCTCCTTCTTCGCCGTCAGCCTTAAGCCGATGGTCAGCGCCTTTCTGCAATTCGACCCGTCGCTGGAAGAGGCGGCGCGGTTGTCCGGCGCCGGTTTCTGGCGGCGGTTGAAGGATATCATCCTGCCGCTGGTCGGGCCTGCGGCGGGGGCTTCGGTCATTCTCGTTTTCCTGATCGCCTGCAACGAGTTGACGGTGTCGGCACTGCTGTGGTCGGCCGGCACGCAGACGCTCGGTGTGCTCATCTACAATCTCGATGACAGCGGCAGCTTCGATCTTGCTTCGGCACTTTCGGTGCTTGTCGTCATCATGGTGATTTTCCTCATGGCTCTGCTCGAAATTTTGGGGCGCTATCTGCCGAAAGGAGTGGTTCCTTGGCGAAACTGA
- a CDS encoding endonuclease/exonuclease/phosphatase family protein, with amino-acid sequence MSLRLATFNIENLLTRFDFTGFRNQTRRDRAIQLFDIRDEATYQALESARTVSSTDDTRQLSALAIADADADILCLQEVDNMAALQAFEYGYLYRMVGNGYLQKYLVEGNDSRGIDVAVVMREQTRDGDKIEVVDIKSHAALTYRNLDLFNPALAATNQIDDKIFKRDCLEIDLRIGGKPLTLYVTHFKSMTNSRDPVDARLATMPIREAEAMAVRRIIENRWGVGNTRNKNFAICGDMNDYQERVAISGDRRNGYGFTPIEEARSALDVFTADDFVTNPMLRRDVMDRWTLYHSRGPQEQHLCQLDYIWLSPRLAEINATRAPEIIRAGQPYRTIFPPGQEVERYPRTGWDRPKASDHCPVVMTLDLI; translated from the coding sequence ATGTCGCTTCGGCTTGCCACCTTCAATATCGAAAATCTTCTTACCCGTTTTGATTTCACCGGGTTTCGCAACCAGACACGGCGCGACAGGGCGATCCAGCTGTTCGATATCAGGGACGAGGCGACCTATCAGGCGCTTGAAAGCGCGCGGACAGTCTCCTCTACCGACGATACGCGCCAGCTTTCGGCGCTCGCCATAGCGGACGCGGATGCGGATATTCTCTGCCTGCAGGAGGTCGATAACATGGCCGCGTTGCAGGCCTTTGAATATGGCTATCTTTACCGCATGGTCGGCAATGGCTACCTGCAGAAATATCTGGTCGAGGGCAATGACAGCCGCGGCATCGATGTCGCCGTCGTCATGCGCGAGCAGACCCGTGATGGTGACAAAATCGAGGTGGTCGACATCAAGAGCCATGCGGCTCTGACCTATCGCAATCTCGATCTCTTCAATCCGGCGCTGGCTGCGACTAACCAGATCGACGACAAGATTTTCAAACGGGATTGCCTGGAAATAGACCTCCGGATCGGCGGCAAGCCGCTGACGCTTTACGTCACGCATTTCAAATCCATGACCAATTCCCGCGACCCGGTCGATGCGCGGCTCGCCACCATGCCGATCCGCGAGGCGGAAGCCATGGCCGTGCGCCGTATCATCGAAAACCGCTGGGGTGTCGGCAATACACGTAACAAGAATTTCGCCATTTGTGGCGATATGAACGATTATCAGGAGCGTGTGGCGATTTCCGGTGACCGGCGCAACGGCTACGGCTTCACGCCCATTGAGGAAGCGCGGAGCGCGCTCGATGTCTTCACCGCCGATGATTTCGTTACCAATCCGATGCTGCGCCGTGATGTCATGGATCGCTGGACGCTCTATCATTCCCGCGGGCCGCAGGAGCAGCATCTGTGCCAGCTGGATTATATCTGGCTTTCACCGCGCCTGGCTGAAATCAACGCGACAAGGGCTCCTGAAATCATCCGGGCGGGCCAGCCGTATCGCACCATCTTTCCGCCGGGGCAGGAAGTGGAGCGTTATCCGCGCACCGGCTGGGATCGCCCCAAGGCTTCCGATCACTGCCCGGTGGTGATGACGCTGGATTTGATCTAG
- a CDS encoding Txe/YoeB family addiction module toxin — translation MKLVWSLSSWDDYEFWQRTDARMVEKITDLIRNAKRTPFSGLGKPEPLKGDMAGYWSRRITGEHRFVYRVSGSGSEQKLEIVQCRFHYQ, via the coding sequence ATGAAGCTCGTCTGGAGCTTGAGTTCGTGGGACGATTATGAGTTCTGGCAGAGAACCGATGCCCGCATGGTCGAGAAAATCACCGACCTTATTCGAAATGCCAAACGCACACCCTTTTCAGGGCTTGGAAAGCCGGAGCCCTTGAAGGGCGACATGGCCGGTTACTGGTCGCGGAGAATTACCGGCGAGCATCGCTTTGTCTATCGGGTGTCCGGGTCTGGAAGCGAGCAAAAGCTGGAGATTGTTCAGTGCCGCTTCCATTACCAGTAG
- a CDS encoding type II toxin-antitoxin system Phd/YefM family antitoxin codes for MANVRFTEFRQNFATHFDRVLETRAPLLVTRQGKEAVVVLAEGEYESMQETLHLLSNPANASRLRNSMQELERGNTVERDPTEE; via the coding sequence ATGGCAAATGTGCGATTTACGGAATTCCGTCAGAACTTCGCGACCCATTTCGACCGGGTTCTCGAGACGCGGGCGCCCCTGCTGGTTACCCGGCAGGGTAAGGAAGCCGTGGTGGTTCTCGCTGAAGGTGAATATGAGAGCATGCAGGAAACGTTGCATCTGCTTTCCAACCCTGCAAACGCCTCACGGCTTCGCAATTCCATGCAGGAGCTTGAACGTGGAAATACAGTCGAGCGGGATCCGACCGAAGAATGA
- a CDS encoding PLP-dependent aminotransferase family protein, giving the protein MLDWEQIFATRSSRMKASEIRELLKLLEQPDIISFAGGIPDPALFPAEEFQQAYAEIFSGAQVNAALQYSVSEGYKPLREWLAGEMADIGIDCTADNVFIVSGSQQGLDYLGKLFLSPKDTALVTWPTYLGALSAFNAYEPNYDQLNPGGNRTPEAYRETAAKHGGAVKFAYLSADFSNPTGETVDLAGREKVLALADELDIAVIEDAAYQSLRYDGEAVPPIMALDISRSGGIENTRTIYCGSFSKTLAPGLRVGYIVASAPVIRKLVLMKQAADLHSSTINQIAIERVASRGFDSQVAKIKAAYSARRNAMLAALDKYMPKGTHWTKPEGGMFIWVTLPEGMDGAALLAKSIATEKVAFVPGRAFFADGSGTNTLRISFSCANEAMIEEGMKRLGRLITTAQAETGEVLPAI; this is encoded by the coding sequence ATGCTTGATTGGGAACAAATTTTCGCCACGCGCTCTTCGCGCATGAAAGCGTCTGAAATCCGCGAGCTGCTGAAGCTGCTCGAGCAGCCCGATATCATTTCCTTTGCCGGTGGCATTCCGGACCCGGCTCTTTTTCCCGCAGAGGAATTCCAGCAGGCTTATGCGGAAATTTTTTCCGGTGCGCAGGTCAATGCAGCGCTGCAATATTCGGTGAGCGAGGGTTACAAGCCGCTGCGCGAATGGCTGGCGGGCGAGATGGCCGACATCGGCATCGACTGCACCGCCGACAACGTCTTCATCGTTTCCGGCTCGCAGCAAGGTCTCGATTATCTCGGCAAGCTGTTCCTGTCGCCGAAGGATACGGCGCTCGTCACCTGGCCGACCTATCTCGGCGCGCTCTCCGCCTTCAACGCCTACGAGCCGAATTACGATCAGCTCAATCCCGGCGGCAACCGTACGCCCGAGGCTTATCGCGAAACCGCCGCCAAGCATGGCGGTGCGGTCAAGTTCGCCTATCTCTCGGCCGATTTCTCCAACCCCACCGGCGAAACAGTTGATCTGGCCGGCCGCGAGAAGGTTCTGGCGCTGGCAGACGAGCTGGATATCGCCGTCATCGAAGACGCCGCCTACCAGTCGCTGCGTTACGATGGCGAGGCTGTTCCGCCGATCATGGCGCTCGACATCTCCCGTTCGGGCGGCATCGAGAATACCCGCACCATCTATTGCGGCAGCTTTTCGAAGACGCTCGCGCCGGGCCTTCGTGTCGGTTACATCGTCGCTTCCGCGCCAGTGATCCGCAAGTTGGTGCTGATGAAGCAGGCCGCCGACCTGCATTCCTCGACCATCAACCAGATCGCCATCGAACGCGTTGCCTCGCGTGGCTTCGACAGCCAAGTCGCCAAGATCAAGGCCGCCTATAGCGCCCGCCGTAATGCGATGCTGGCCGCGCTCGACAAGTACATGCCGAAGGGTACACACTGGACGAAGCCGGAAGGCGGCATGTTCATCTGGGTGACGCTGCCTGAGGGTATGGATGGGGCCGCGCTGCTGGCGAAATCCATCGCCACGGAAAAGGTGGCCTTCGTTCCCGGCCGTGCTTTCTTTGCGGATGGCTCGGGTACGAACACGCTGCGCATCAGCTTCTCCTGCGCCAACGAGGCGATGATCGAAGAGGGTATGAAGCGGCTTGGCCGGTTGATTACGACGGCACAGGCGGAAACGGGCGAAGTGCTTCCGGCGATTTGA
- a CDS encoding TetR/AcrR family transcriptional regulator, whose amino-acid sequence MASDPITAQEFSPRQNAVLDQALRLLVEGGEKALTTSGLARAANCSKESLYKWFGDRDGLLAAMITFQQSKVRTFEKAGDRVSAPQLADHLEVFAHDLLDVLAGDVSLALNRLAIGQASRDGSKLGDLLLERGRRQIDRRARGLIEAGRRSGYLRFDDAEEAYRSFYGLIVSDLHVRMLLGEAPDKDFSGRAKKAVVAFLTLYGTEKVHSELSGKPA is encoded by the coding sequence TTGGCTTCCGACCCGATCACAGCGCAGGAATTTTCGCCGCGCCAGAACGCCGTTCTGGACCAGGCATTGCGTCTTCTGGTCGAGGGCGGAGAGAAAGCGCTGACGACATCCGGTCTGGCGCGCGCGGCCAACTGTTCCAAGGAAAGCCTCTATAAATGGTTTGGCGACCGGGACGGTCTGCTGGCGGCGATGATCACCTTTCAGCAGAGCAAGGTGCGCACCTTCGAGAAGGCGGGCGACCGCGTCTCCGCGCCGCAGCTGGCCGATCATCTCGAAGTTTTTGCGCATGATCTGCTGGACGTTCTGGCGGGCGATGTGTCGCTGGCGCTCAACCGTCTGGCGATAGGGCAGGCGAGCCGCGACGGTTCCAAGCTCGGCGATCTGCTGCTCGAACGCGGCCGTCGTCAGATCGACCGCCGCGCCCGCGGGCTGATCGAGGCGGGCCGCCGTTCCGGCTACCTGCGTTTCGATGATGCCGAAGAGGCATATCGCAGTTTTTACGGCCTCATCGTTTCGGATCTGCATGTGCGCATGCTGCTGGGCGAGGCGCCGGACAAGGATTTTTCCGGCCGGGCGAAGAAGGCGGTCGTCGCCTTTCTGACCCTCTACGGCACGGAAAAGGTACATTCGGAACTCAGCGGCAAACCCGCCTGA
- the ilvC gene encoding ketol-acid reductoisomerase, with protein sequence MRVYYDRDADLNLIKSKNVVIVGYGSQGRAHALNLKDSGAKNVVIALKAGSPTVKKAEADGFKVMTVAEAAKWGDLLMMATPDELQADIYKADIAGNIRDGAAIAFAHGLNVHFGLIEPKASLDVVMIAPKGPGHTVRGEYQKGGGVPCLVAVHQNASGNALELALSYACGVGGGRSGIIETNFKEECETDLFGEQVVLCGGLVELIRAGFETLVEAGYAPEMAYFECLHEVKLIVDLIYEGGIANMNYSISNTAEWGEYVTGPRIITADTKAEMKRVLHDIQTGKFTSEWMQEWKAGGARFKGIRRNNDAHQIEEVGAKLRGMMPWIGKNKLVDKAVN encoded by the coding sequence ATGCGCGTTTATTATGATCGTGATGCCGATCTCAATCTCATCAAGTCCAAGAATGTCGTCATCGTCGGTTACGGCTCCCAGGGCCGCGCCCATGCGCTGAACCTCAAGGATTCCGGCGCCAAGAACGTCGTCATCGCTCTGAAGGCCGGTTCGCCGACCGTCAAGAAGGCCGAAGCCGACGGCTTCAAGGTCATGACCGTTGCCGAAGCTGCCAAGTGGGGCGACCTCCTGATGATGGCGACGCCGGACGAACTCCAGGCCGACATCTACAAGGCCGACATCGCCGGCAACATCCGCGACGGCGCAGCGATTGCTTTCGCACACGGCCTCAACGTTCACTTCGGCCTCATCGAGCCGAAGGCGTCGCTCGACGTCGTCATGATCGCACCGAAGGGCCCTGGCCACACGGTTCGCGGCGAATACCAGAAGGGCGGCGGCGTTCCTTGCCTCGTTGCCGTTCACCAGAACGCTTCCGGCAATGCGCTTGAACTCGCTCTCTCCTACGCCTGTGGCGTTGGTGGCGGTCGTTCGGGCATCATCGAAACCAACTTCAAGGAAGAGTGCGAAACTGACCTCTTCGGCGAACAGGTCGTTCTGTGCGGCGGTCTCGTCGAGCTCATCCGCGCCGGTTTCGAAACGCTGGTCGAAGCCGGTTACGCACCGGAAATGGCCTATTTCGAATGCCTGCACGAAGTGAAGCTGATCGTCGACCTGATCTATGAAGGCGGCATCGCCAACATGAACTACTCGATCTCCAACACGGCCGAGTGGGGCGAATACGTCACCGGCCCGCGCATCATCACTGCCGACACCAAGGCTGAAATGAAGCGCGTCCTGCACGACATCCAGACCGGCAAGTTCACCTCCGAGTGGATGCAGGAATGGAAGGCCGGCGGCGCCCGCTTCAAGGGCATTCGTCGCAATAACGACGCCCACCAGATCGAAGAAGTCGGCGCCAAGCTGCGCGGCATGATGCCCTGGATCGGCAAGAACAAGCTGGTCGACAAGGCTGTCAACTAA